One region of Haloterrigena salifodinae genomic DNA includes:
- a CDS encoding DUF7563 family protein gives MAHCDNCDAHVTEAYHRVFAANDGTLHACSNCRGQTEMFSGAGVGPGDQRGGGG, from the coding sequence ATGGCTCACTGCGACAATTGCGACGCCCATGTGACGGAAGCCTATCACCGCGTCTTCGCGGCCAACGACGGGACGCTACACGCTTGCTCGAATTGCCGAGGACAGACTGAGATGTTCAGTGGCGCCGGCGTCGGGCCGGGCGATCAGAGAGGAGGTGGGGGATAG
- a CDS encoding DUF7563 family protein, with translation MPAEDGVTMPEWEECGGFVTQDFIRVFGIGGEVHSCPHCMTNRELGAVRQPRGPSDRRRSGVRCCQTYPLPDPAQLPWSYPCSRDHRTATLQSPGRRDALQVLLQRVPRSTSDWESKTRPDPGPTM, from the coding sequence ATGCCAGCCGAGGACGGAGTAACTATGCCTGAATGGGAAGAGTGCGGAGGGTTCGTCACTCAAGACTTTATTCGAGTGTTCGGTATTGGCGGCGAGGTACACAGCTGTCCCCACTGCATGACCAATCGAGAATTGGGTGCGGTGAGGCAACCCCGAGGACCGAGTGACCGACGACGAAGTGGTGTACGCTGCTGCCAGACATACCCACTACCAGACCCCGCCCAACTGCCATGGTCTTACCCGTGCTCGCGAGATCACCGAACAGCCACTCTCCAATCTCCCGGACGACGTGATGCATTGCAAGTTCTGCTCCAGCGAGTACCCCGTTCGACCAGTGACTGGGAAAGCAAGACCCGCCCGGATCCCGGTCCTACGATGTAG
- a CDS encoding GH32 C-terminal domain-containing protein codes for MTENHKQSASTDSIGHVNRRDWLQMFGGIAVSASIGGALTGSVTASHTESKIGDWPLDEGSGDSTVESVAEYRKHVAYKGDRDPLWVDGKGQNGLLFDGYTTWAAWEADELAPEFSQELSELTIDTWVAPCSHGSESNYIDPIIEKRDRSAQQGFTFGVDNYGHWTFQVGLGDSWEEIWVKSDDLIDVYEWNHLTAVFDGNAGSLQLYKDGTLVAENSTPTGTIGPVDVALKLGRNSQMDYIGEGKDVWKQNMFNGAVSQLETYDAALSGSEIQSKHNNEIGDLTATGYQELTVNPQQYDGDNYRPEYHAIAPTHWMNEPHGPLYFDGKYHLFYQHNPKGSYWRQIHWGHWVSDDMVHWNPVEEALRPEEGIDPAGCWSGDAVVDADGCPKLLYTAGLTEGTDDQAIAEATSTFPEDDDVALTDWNKQGVVMRQPDDPDLMKNEFRDPHVWQENGEWYCLVGSGLQNGGGGTVLAFHSTDCVNWNYEGRALQLDSPDDYPHLGDNWELPVLLPLGTDANGNEKHVLCISPQGGDTEVWYWIGTWDTANFEFVRDHQDPLLIDEGDFHFTGPSGFVDPQTGRSILFTIAQDHRKEQLWHDSGWAHNAGTPMELSLRDDGRLGIAPIGEMESARSEKLLDMNDADPALVDDALENLTANTVELQLEIESNGATEYGFYSHHSPDGEEKTLVYYDESTGEIKTDRNQTSQDSTLMEAEQDKSNLTTQGPVDVGSDNLRLRAFIDKSLIECYVNSLKSVTTRAYPSRDDSTELRLYRDGDITVRSIEIWEMEDIQNGQPSSERYRPGYHFERESGWMNDPNGLVYHDGTYHMFYQAGESRRRWDHAISTDLVNWTEQGTKIPDTDSVQAYSGGAVVDVNDTAGFGENTIVTMYTGHHDGGEEDQRIAYSTDGGDTFTKYGGNPVLDEDTGNWRDPNPFWYDPTGNWRMVVARVEGNGPDRPAGIEIYESDDLKNWTYLSTYESDGVAWECPDLFELPVENADERRWVMTVSVDADHVEHHVGQFDGMTFVADNEVYADSGRDFYAAQSWTNEPATDSRLGLAWTSHWDYAADTPEDGWKGAQSFPRRITLRDTGSGIVPIQRLDGAVESNRKGVLADLSDEPLSPTHDPLAGTNVKGEMLELLATIDPGTADAVVLELRKGISQETRVTYDVGAEELFVDRGDAGAFFGDTDKDVASQPVALRDDGTLTVRVFVDRSIISTFANDGKKTMTNRIYPDETSVHATMTANGGTATIESLTAWDYSEGLVDGATYRIENRNSGKVLEVRDGGTGDGDAVQQWEWWGGDSQKWIAHEVNDGVFQFENRNSGKVLEVRDGGTGDGDAIQQWEWWDGDNQRWTVDRTPDGHYRVRNANSGRVLDVEDASTSDGTRCVQWEWWDGDNQKWNFKRLK; via the coding sequence GTGACAGAGAACCACAAGCAGTCCGCTAGTACCGACAGCATCGGCCACGTCAATCGGCGCGATTGGTTACAGATGTTCGGGGGGATCGCCGTTTCGGCTAGCATCGGCGGCGCACTCACCGGGTCCGTAACGGCGTCGCACACCGAATCCAAGATCGGTGACTGGCCTCTCGACGAGGGAAGCGGTGATTCCACCGTTGAAAGCGTCGCAGAGTACCGAAAACACGTCGCCTATAAGGGCGACCGAGATCCGTTGTGGGTCGACGGCAAAGGACAGAACGGCCTGCTGTTCGACGGCTACACCACGTGGGCAGCCTGGGAGGCCGACGAACTCGCGCCGGAGTTCAGTCAGGAGCTCTCGGAGCTGACGATCGACACCTGGGTCGCTCCGTGTTCTCACGGCTCCGAGTCGAATTACATCGACCCGATCATCGAGAAGCGCGACCGGAGCGCCCAGCAGGGGTTCACGTTTGGCGTCGACAACTACGGCCACTGGACGTTCCAGGTGGGTCTCGGCGACAGCTGGGAGGAAATTTGGGTCAAGAGTGACGATCTGATCGACGTCTACGAGTGGAACCACCTCACGGCCGTCTTCGACGGAAACGCGGGGTCACTGCAGCTCTACAAGGACGGGACCCTTGTCGCCGAGAACTCAACTCCAACGGGGACGATCGGCCCTGTCGATGTTGCCCTCAAGCTCGGGAGGAACTCCCAGATGGACTACATTGGCGAGGGAAAAGACGTCTGGAAGCAGAATATGTTCAACGGCGCCGTCAGCCAGCTTGAAACCTACGATGCCGCGCTCTCCGGCTCCGAGATCCAGAGCAAACACAACAACGAAATCGGCGACCTCACCGCGACCGGCTACCAAGAGTTGACGGTCAATCCACAGCAGTACGACGGCGACAACTACCGGCCGGAGTACCACGCGATCGCGCCGACACACTGGATGAACGAACCCCACGGTCCGCTGTACTTCGACGGGAAGTACCATCTGTTCTACCAGCATAACCCGAAGGGATCCTACTGGCGGCAGATCCACTGGGGTCACTGGGTCAGCGACGACATGGTCCACTGGAACCCCGTCGAGGAGGCGCTCCGACCGGAGGAAGGAATCGACCCGGCGGGTTGCTGGTCGGGCGACGCCGTCGTCGACGCCGACGGCTGTCCGAAGCTCCTCTACACCGCGGGCCTCACGGAAGGAACGGACGATCAAGCCATCGCCGAGGCAACGTCGACGTTCCCCGAGGACGACGACGTAGCGCTCACTGACTGGAACAAACAGGGGGTCGTGATGCGTCAGCCCGACGACCCCGACCTGATGAAAAACGAGTTTCGCGACCCCCACGTCTGGCAGGAGAACGGTGAATGGTACTGTCTCGTCGGCTCGGGTCTCCAGAACGGCGGCGGGGGTACCGTGCTCGCGTTTCACTCCACGGATTGCGTCAACTGGAACTACGAGGGACGGGCGCTCCAGCTGGACAGTCCAGACGACTACCCGCACCTCGGCGACAACTGGGAACTGCCAGTTCTGCTGCCGCTCGGCACGGACGCCAACGGAAACGAGAAGCACGTCCTTTGCATCAGCCCTCAGGGCGGCGATACAGAGGTGTGGTACTGGATCGGGACTTGGGACACCGCTAACTTCGAGTTCGTTCGTGATCACCAAGATCCGCTGCTCATCGATGAGGGCGACTTCCACTTCACCGGGCCCAGCGGCTTCGTCGATCCGCAGACGGGCCGCTCAATCCTGTTCACGATCGCACAGGATCACCGCAAGGAACAGCTCTGGCACGACTCCGGGTGGGCGCACAACGCCGGGACGCCGATGGAACTGTCGCTGCGCGACGACGGCCGCCTCGGCATCGCGCCGATCGGGGAGATGGAGAGCGCCCGATCAGAGAAGCTCCTAGATATGAACGACGCTGATCCAGCGCTCGTCGACGACGCGCTAGAGAACCTCACCGCCAATACCGTCGAACTGCAGTTAGAGATCGAGTCGAACGGTGCGACGGAGTACGGCTTCTACTCCCACCACTCGCCCGACGGCGAGGAAAAGACGCTCGTCTACTACGACGAATCGACCGGCGAGATCAAGACCGACCGGAACCAGACCAGTCAGGACTCGACGCTGATGGAAGCGGAGCAAGACAAGAGCAATCTCACGACGCAGGGGCCGGTCGATGTCGGCAGCGACAACCTGCGTCTGCGGGCGTTCATCGACAAGTCGCTGATCGAGTGCTACGTCAACTCGCTCAAGAGCGTCACGACGCGTGCGTACCCGTCGCGCGATGACTCGACGGAGCTGCGACTGTACCGAGACGGCGACATCACCGTCCGATCAATCGAGATCTGGGAGATGGAGGACATCCAGAACGGACAGCCTAGTTCGGAACGGTACCGACCCGGGTACCACTTCGAACGCGAGAGCGGCTGGATGAACGATCCAAACGGTCTGGTGTACCACGACGGTACGTACCACATGTTCTACCAGGCCGGCGAGTCCCGCCGACGGTGGGATCACGCCATCAGCACGGACCTGGTCAACTGGACCGAGCAGGGAACCAAGATCCCGGACACGGACAGCGTTCAGGCGTACTCCGGTGGCGCGGTGGTCGACGTGAACGACACGGCCGGGTTCGGTGAGAACACAATCGTGACTATGTACACGGGCCACCACGATGGCGGAGAAGAGGACCAGCGCATCGCCTACAGCACCGACGGCGGCGACACCTTCACCAAGTACGGCGGGAACCCGGTGCTCGACGAGGACACCGGCAACTGGCGCGATCCGAACCCGTTCTGGTACGATCCGACCGGCAACTGGCGGATGGTTGTCGCGCGCGTCGAGGGGAACGGACCCGACCGACCGGCGGGGATCGAGATCTACGAGTCCGACGACCTGAAGAACTGGACGTACCTGAGCACCTACGAGTCCGATGGCGTCGCCTGGGAATGTCCCGATCTGTTCGAGCTCCCGGTCGAGAACGCCGATGAGCGGCGTTGGGTGATGACCGTCTCCGTCGACGCCGATCATGTCGAACACCACGTCGGCCAGTTCGACGGCATGACGTTCGTCGCCGATAACGAGGTGTACGCGGACTCCGGACGGGACTTCTACGCCGCCCAGAGCTGGACCAACGAACCGGCGACGGACTCTCGCCTGGGACTGGCGTGGACGAGCCACTGGGATTACGCAGCTGACACGCCCGAGGACGGTTGGAAAGGCGCCCAGTCGTTCCCTCGCCGGATCACCCTCCGGGACACCGGGAGCGGGATCGTACCGATCCAGCGCCTCGACGGGGCGGTCGAGTCGAACCGCAAGGGCGTGCTCGCGGATCTGAGCGACGAACCCCTTTCGCCTACCCACGACCCGTTGGCGGGCACCAACGTGAAAGGTGAGATGCTCGAGCTGCTCGCGACGATCGATCCGGGCACTGCTGACGCCGTGGTCCTCGAGCTTCGCAAGGGCATCAGTCAGGAGACGCGCGTCACCTACGACGTCGGCGCGGAGGAGTTGTTCGTCGATCGAGGCGACGCGGGCGCCTTCTTCGGCGACACCGACAAGGACGTCGCGAGCCAACCAGTGGCGTTGCGCGACGACGGGACGCTCACGGTGCGCGTGTTCGTCGATCGGAGTATCATCTCCACGTTCGCCAACGACGGCAAGAAGACGATGACGAATCGGATCTACCCGGACGAAACGAGCGTCCACGCGACGATGACCGCGAACGGCGGTACGGCGACCATCGAAAGCCTCACCGCTTGGGACTACTCCGAAGGACTTGTCGACGGCGCGACCTACCGAATCGAGAACCGCAATAGCGGGAAAGTACTCGAGGTGCGGGACGGAGGAACCGGGGACGGCGACGCTGTCCAGCAGTGGGAGTGGTGGGGCGGTGACAGTCAGAAATGGATCGCTCACGAGGTCAATGACGGCGTCTTCCAGTTCGAGAACCGCAATAGCGGGAAAGTGCTCGAGGTACGAGACGGGGGAACCGGGGACGGTGACGCCATCCAGCAGTGGGAGTGGTGGGATGGCGACAACCAGCGGTGGACCGTTGACAGAACTCCTGACGGTCACTACCGCGTTCGAAACGCCAACAGCGGCAGAGTACTGGACGTTGAAGACGCTTCGACTAGCGACGGCACCCGTTGCGTGCAGTGGGAGTGGTGGGACGGCGACAACCAGAAGTGGAACTTCAAGCGACTCAAGTAA